The following are encoded together in the Nitrosopumilus sp. b3 genome:
- the aspS gene encoding aspartate--tRNA(Asn) ligase — protein sequence MVETELGNLRRSHYSDEITPSMDGEQVTVMGWVLTIRGHGNISFATIRDKNGEISVVAKKGDCPDDIRETISSLKSHSSIAVTGKVKSSEKAPSGFEIIPSELRVFSNVEKIPPFEPTAKTVKNIDTRLEVRPIDLRRTILQHIFKTRSLVLESIRDYFSNQKFIEINTPKMIATATEGGAALFPIFYYNKEAFLAQSPQLYKEQLTMSFEKVFEIAPIFRAEPSRTNRHLAEAISIDLEEAFVDYNDIMNRIEEIIKISIQTVNGYVKNNPNAEFSVPEIPETIPRYSYDDLVDKMQKAGAKTEWGDDLYPSNLKKIGLEGFYFIKDWPLAPKPFYVKDSKSNPKVSESFDLMYGDLELSSGSTRIEKRDELSERMKNKGMKTDAFEYHLGAFDYGVPPHAGCGIGLERLIMALTGTENIRDVTFYPRDVDRLTP from the coding sequence ATGGTTGAAACTGAATTGGGAAATTTGCGTAGATCTCATTACTCTGATGAGATTACTCCATCAATGGATGGTGAGCAGGTCACCGTTATGGGATGGGTTTTAACTATACGTGGGCATGGAAATATCAGTTTTGCAACAATTCGTGATAAAAATGGGGAGATTTCAGTCGTAGCGAAAAAAGGAGATTGTCCTGATGATATACGTGAAACTATCTCATCACTAAAATCACATTCATCCATTGCTGTAACTGGAAAGGTAAAATCTTCAGAAAAAGCACCTAGCGGATTTGAGATCATCCCTTCAGAGTTGAGAGTATTTTCAAATGTTGAGAAAATCCCTCCATTTGAGCCAACAGCAAAAACGGTCAAAAATATTGATACTAGGTTAGAAGTAAGACCAATTGATCTTAGACGAACAATATTACAACACATTTTCAAAACAAGGAGTTTAGTTTTAGAAAGTATTAGAGATTATTTTTCAAATCAAAAGTTTATTGAAATCAATACCCCAAAAATGATTGCGACTGCTACTGAAGGCGGGGCTGCATTATTTCCAATATTTTATTACAACAAAGAAGCATTTTTAGCTCAGAGTCCCCAATTGTATAAGGAACAGTTAACGATGAGTTTTGAAAAAGTTTTTGAGATTGCCCCAATTTTTAGGGCAGAACCATCAAGGACAAATCGACATCTTGCAGAAGCTATATCCATTGACTTGGAAGAAGCGTTTGTTGATTACAATGATATCATGAATAGAATTGAAGAGATAATAAAAATTTCAATACAGACTGTAAATGGCTATGTTAAAAATAATCCAAATGCTGAATTCTCAGTTCCTGAAATTCCTGAAACCATTCCGAGATATTCATATGATGATCTAGTTGATAAAATGCAAAAAGCCGGAGCAAAAACAGAATGGGGTGATGATCTTTATCCATCCAATCTAAAAAAAATTGGACTTGAAGGGTTCTATTTCATTAAAGACTGGCCTCTTGCACCAAAACCATTCTATGTAAAGGATAGTAAATCAAATCCCAAAGTTTCTGAATCTTTTGATTTAATGTATGGTGATTTGGAATTATCATCTGGAAGTACAAGAATTGAAAAACGAGATGAGCTTTCTGAGAGAATGAAAAATAAAGGTATGAAAACAGATGCATTTGAATACCATTTAGGTGCGTTTGATTATGGCGTTCCTCCCCACGCAGGTTGTGGAATTGGTCTTGAACGCCTAATTATGGCACTCACAGGCACAGAAAATATTCGAGATGTAACATTTTATCCAAGAGATGTTGACAGATTAACACCGTAG
- the gatA gene encoding Asp-tRNA(Asn)/Glu-tRNA(Gln) amidotransferase subunit GatA, giving the protein MNLKISALEYVQEVKNGNISAEDFVASTIDQIKKIDDKVHAFLSVNDDAVQQAQNIDKKIKSGENVGDCFGMPISIKDNLCIKGSKTTCASKMLENFVAPYDATVITKLKQQDAIFIGKVNMDEFAMGLTTEFSAFGPSKNPWNIDYVPGGSSGGSAVSVSAFECMASIGSDTGGSVRNPASFCSTVGYKPTYGLISRFGLISYANSIEQIGPLTRTVKDTAFLLNLISGIDPNDNTTIDNQNEDYLSDIDSGIEGKKIGIIKEMIGEGIDPAVLNATKEAISKLEKLGAICEEVSLDMVKYSVAAYYTITATEAGSNLARYDNLRYGYDFPVEGYEFNSYISKARRKFGPEVTRRMILGGFVPSAGHAGKYFLKALKVKNKLTKEVNEAFKKFDLLISPTVPVLPFKIGEKIDDPISLFLVDINTVTANLTGKPAISIPFAHSNGLPIGIQLFADSNHDKLLLQAAYALEQTVTLPEVPI; this is encoded by the coding sequence ATGAATCTAAAAATTTCTGCTCTTGAATATGTTCAAGAAGTAAAAAATGGAAATATCTCTGCAGAAGATTTTGTTGCTAGTACTATTGATCAAATTAAAAAAATTGATGACAAAGTACATGCATTCTTATCTGTTAATGATGATGCAGTTCAACAAGCACAAAATATTGATAAAAAAATAAAATCCGGTGAAAATGTTGGGGATTGTTTTGGAATGCCAATATCAATTAAAGATAATTTGTGCATCAAGGGAAGTAAAACTACATGTGCATCTAAAATGTTGGAAAATTTTGTTGCGCCCTATGATGCCACAGTTATTACAAAATTAAAACAGCAAGATGCAATATTTATTGGAAAAGTAAACATGGATGAATTTGCCATGGGTCTTACAACAGAATTTAGTGCGTTTGGTCCTAGTAAAAATCCATGGAATATAGATTATGTTCCAGGGGGTTCATCAGGTGGTAGTGCAGTATCAGTTAGTGCTTTTGAATGTATGGCATCTATTGGTTCTGATACAGGAGGGTCTGTTAGAAATCCTGCAAGTTTTTGTTCTACAGTTGGATACAAACCAACATACGGACTGATTAGCAGATTTGGTTTAATTTCCTATGCTAACAGTATCGAGCAAATTGGTCCGCTCACTAGAACCGTAAAAGATACAGCGTTTCTCCTAAATCTAATTTCTGGAATAGATCCTAATGATAACACAACAATAGATAACCAAAATGAGGATTACCTTTCAGACATAGATTCGGGTATAGAGGGGAAGAAAATTGGGATCATCAAAGAGATGATAGGGGAAGGGATAGATCCTGCAGTTTTGAATGCAACCAAAGAGGCAATATCAAAACTTGAGAAGTTAGGGGCAATATGTGAAGAAGTATCACTTGATATGGTAAAATATTCTGTAGCTGCATATTATACAATTACTGCAACAGAAGCTGGAAGTAATCTTGCAAGATATGATAATCTCAGATATGGTTATGATTTTCCAGTCGAAGGTTATGAATTTAATTCTTACATTTCAAAAGCAAGAAGAAAATTCGGTCCTGAAGTTACAAGAAGAATGATCCTTGGAGGATTTGTTCCATCAGCAGGTCATGCAGGAAAATATTTCCTCAAGGCATTAAAAGTAAAGAATAAACTTACAAAGGAAGTTAATGAGGCATTTAAGAAATTTGATCTTTTAATTTCACCTACTGTCCCAGTTCTTCCATTTAAAATTGGTGAAAAAATTGATGATCCGATATCTCTATTTCTAGTTGACATTAACACTGTAACTGCAAATCTTACAGGAAAACCTGCGATCTCAATACCTTTCGCACATTCAAATGGATTGCCAATCGGTATTCAATTGTTTGCTGATTCAAATCATGACAAACTATTACTTCAAGCTGCCTATGCACTAGAACAAACTGTTACTCTACCAGAGGTTCCAATATGA
- the gatB gene encoding Asp-tRNA(Asn)/Glu-tRNA(Gln) amidotransferase subunit GatB encodes MTMIGLEIHCQLTNLQSKLFCSCKANYREFEINENICPICMGLPGSLPRLNKEAVKKATIIAMALNCSTPEKIAFFRKNYFYPDLPKNFQITQLNIYGDTSVGGTGSIMVGDKKIRITRIQLEEDPGRLIYEGSSSKNQITLVDYNRAGTPLVEIVTEPDFETPKEVRDFLNILSDLLENLGVADPSLEGAMRADANVSIKGGKKVEIKNIGSFHDLEKAVHFEITRQESLSSRDIPIIQETRHWDDKRKITVSSRSKEEELDYRYFLEGDIPWITIDPQIQQQLKSEMPESISSKKERYVSKYNIPPQVADVLSSDKFYSDLFEQSHTEKTAKEIANIITTDLMGLVDTREKRDSSKLTANHLKELAESIQSGQISKNSSKNALYEIVKTGKDLSVIISELDLGNVSDASELSGIIQQLISEESQAVEQAKSNPRTINYLVGKVMQKTKGKADPALTLNLLKKAIGIQ; translated from the coding sequence ATGACCATGATAGGTTTAGAAATTCACTGTCAATTAACGAATTTACAAAGTAAATTATTTTGTTCATGTAAAGCAAACTATAGGGAATTTGAAATCAATGAAAACATTTGTCCTATTTGTATGGGGCTCCCAGGAAGTTTGCCTAGATTAAACAAAGAAGCAGTGAAAAAAGCAACGATTATTGCCATGGCATTAAATTGCTCTACTCCAGAAAAAATTGCTTTTTTTAGAAAAAATTATTTTTATCCTGATCTTCCAAAAAACTTCCAAATTACTCAGCTCAACATTTATGGCGATACAAGTGTTGGAGGAACTGGTTCCATTATGGTTGGTGATAAAAAAATTAGAATTACCAGGATACAGTTAGAGGAAGACCCTGGGAGGCTAATTTACGAGGGAAGTTCATCAAAAAATCAAATCACACTTGTAGATTATAATAGAGCAGGAACTCCCCTAGTTGAAATTGTTACCGAGCCTGATTTTGAGACTCCAAAGGAAGTAAGAGATTTTTTAAATATTTTGTCTGATTTATTGGAAAACTTGGGTGTTGCAGATCCTAGTCTAGAGGGGGCAATGCGAGCAGATGCAAATGTTTCTATCAAAGGTGGCAAAAAAGTTGAAATAAAAAATATTGGCTCTTTCCATGATTTAGAAAAAGCTGTCCATTTTGAAATTACCCGACAAGAGAGCTTGAGTTCTCGCGATATTCCAATAATCCAAGAAACACGTCATTGGGACGATAAACGAAAGATAACTGTATCTTCACGTTCTAAAGAAGAAGAACTTGATTATCGTTATTTCTTGGAAGGGGACATTCCGTGGATAACGATTGATCCTCAAATTCAGCAACAATTAAAATCAGAAATGCCTGAAAGCATAAGCTCCAAAAAAGAGAGATATGTTTCAAAATACAACATACCACCTCAAGTTGCTGATGTGTTATCTTCTGACAAATTTTATTCTGATTTATTTGAACAGTCACATACAGAAAAGACCGCAAAAGAAATCGCAAATATCATCACAACAGATCTAATGGGGCTAGTTGATACAAGAGAAAAACGTGATTCATCAAAACTTACTGCAAACCATTTAAAGGAATTAGCAGAATCAATTCAATCAGGACAGATTTCTAAAAATTCTTCTAAAAATGCATTGTATGAAATTGTCAAAACTGGAAAAGATCTATCTGTAATTATTTCTGAATTAGATTTGGGAAATGTTTCGGATGCTTCAGAACTATCAGGTATCATCCAGCAATTGATTTCTGAAGAGTCTCAAGCTGTGGAACAGGCAAAAAGCAATCCTCGAACAATCAACTATTTGGTAGGCAAAGTTATGCAAAAAACAAAAGGAAAGGCAGATCCTGCACTAACTTTGAATTTGCTAAAAAAAGCAATCGGAATCCAATGA
- a CDS encoding AMP-binding protein — protein MSNFEFIPNEKQIKESNIFQFMNKHGVSTLEELSQKAKTDLEWFWESVDKDIGIVWDKPYTKTLDVSKGIAWSKWFIDGKTNIYKSSVEKFAKINPQKIAYYFVSEDGSTSKISYSELNSKVTKLANALKSLGVKKGDVIAIYLPMIEQAILAILAAAKIGAIQTTIFSGYSSQSLHVRLQDCKAKILFISDGFYRKGKPVSQKEIMETAIKNTNIEKTILVSYKGIDTFSESKDIIPFEKIMSFHDDSCVTEIMDSEDPLFILYTSGTTGNPKGVIHSHGGFSVFAGHQSAYLIDMNENDILFWPADIGWITGQVWNVYGLLIMGASAVIYDGAIDYPTPNRIWQMLSEYDATIFGISPTAVRLFKKNNAEPRKLFSLDKIKNIPTTGEPLDEDSWWWLFDKVGNKKIPIMNLSGGTEIGGAMLSVFPGMKLKPSCVGIPVPGMNLDVFDDDGNPVRNENGYLVIKSPWPAMTRGLLNNDTRYIETYWSRFENVWFHGDYVFVDKDNLWYMRGRADDVINISGHRMSTAEIEQTVISHEKISDAASISIPDDITGEAIVIFFVTDDKSDTGLETEISNYVSEKIGKVAKPKFVFQMTDLPKTRTGKIMRRVLKSKLLGMDMGDLSSLENTKVLDEITKIG, from the coding sequence TTGTCGAATTTTGAATTCATTCCAAATGAAAAACAAATCAAAGAATCCAACATCTTTCAATTTATGAATAAACATGGTGTGTCTACACTAGAAGAGTTGTCCCAAAAGGCAAAAACAGATTTAGAATGGTTTTGGGAATCCGTTGATAAAGATATAGGAATAGTTTGGGATAAGCCATATACAAAAACATTGGATGTTTCAAAAGGCATTGCATGGTCAAAATGGTTTATCGATGGCAAGACAAACATTTACAAGTCTTCTGTAGAAAAATTTGCAAAAATAAACCCCCAAAAAATTGCGTATTATTTTGTATCTGAAGATGGCTCTACATCTAAAATATCATACTCTGAATTAAATTCCAAAGTTACAAAACTTGCAAATGCCCTCAAATCTCTTGGTGTTAAAAAAGGAGATGTGATTGCAATCTATCTTCCGATGATTGAACAGGCAATTTTGGCAATTCTTGCTGCAGCTAAGATTGGCGCAATTCAAACTACAATTTTTTCAGGGTATAGCTCACAATCATTGCATGTTAGACTGCAAGATTGTAAGGCAAAGATTCTATTCATTTCTGATGGGTTTTATCGTAAAGGAAAACCTGTCTCTCAAAAAGAGATTATGGAAACTGCGATAAAAAATACCAATATTGAAAAAACAATACTTGTATCATACAAAGGAATCGACACTTTTTCAGAATCTAAAGATATAATCCCATTTGAAAAAATCATGTCCTTCCATGATGATTCTTGTGTTACTGAAATAATGGATTCCGAGGATCCTTTGTTTATTTTATATACTTCAGGAACTACGGGTAACCCCAAGGGAGTAATTCATAGTCATGGAGGATTTTCCGTTTTTGCAGGACATCAATCTGCATACCTCATAGATATGAATGAAAATGACATCTTATTCTGGCCTGCAGATATTGGTTGGATTACAGGCCAAGTTTGGAATGTTTATGGTCTTTTGATTATGGGGGCTAGTGCAGTAATTTATGATGGTGCTATTGATTATCCGACACCTAATAGAATCTGGCAAATGCTGTCAGAGTATGATGCAACAATTTTTGGCATATCTCCTACGGCAGTACGGTTATTCAAAAAAAATAATGCAGAACCTAGAAAATTATTCTCATTAGATAAAATAAAAAACATCCCTACAACTGGCGAACCTCTTGATGAGGATTCTTGGTGGTGGTTGTTTGATAAAGTTGGTAACAAAAAAATTCCTATAATGAATTTATCAGGTGGAACTGAAATTGGTGGTGCAATGTTGTCAGTTTTTCCTGGAATGAAATTAAAACCATCATGTGTGGGGATTCCTGTTCCAGGAATGAATCTAGATGTCTTTGATGATGATGGTAATCCAGTAAGAAATGAAAATGGGTATTTAGTTATAAAATCCCCATGGCCTGCAATGACTCGTGGATTGTTAAATAATGATACACGGTATATTGAAACTTATTGGTCAAGATTTGAAAATGTTTGGTTTCATGGCGACTATGTCTTTGTTGATAAAGATAACTTATGGTATATGCGTGGTAGGGCAGATGATGTAATCAACATATCTGGACATAGAATGAGTACTGCTGAAATTGAACAAACTGTTATTTCTCATGAAAAAATTTCTGATGCCGCATCTATTTCAATTCCTGATGATATAACTGGTGAAGCAATTGTGATCTTTTTTGTTACAGATGATAAATCCGATACAGGTTTAGAAACAGAGATATCAAATTACGTGTCTGAAAAAATTGGGAAGGTTGCAAAACCTAAATTTGTTTTTCAAATGACTGATTTACCAAAAACTAGAACTGGAAAAATAATGCGTCGTGTATTAAAATCAAAATTATTGGGAATGGATATGGGTGATTTATCATCTCTGGAAAATACAAAGGTTTTAGACGAAATTACAAAAATAGGTTGA
- a CDS encoding pyridoxal phosphate-dependent aminotransferase, with protein MKFVVDQQVEDIEMPENLKLNTFLQEFHSDCPHPECGFGFYGFAFGQSPFPVPKAIQEALVKNADKGAYAPISGIPELRNAISKYNKHYFGMDVPPERIHVGPGTKELIFNLLEILHGTVILPTPAWLGYLPQIRFLKKNYHMLPTRSNKKISPNNLRRLALRLHDRQKILILNNPNNPTGLLYDKLELEEISDVCREQNITVISDEIYAQTTYDFSKFVSMGKIYPEGTFVTNGLSKSHAAGGYRLGYVVFPQHAIDLKTQFKKILATEYTAVSTPIQHAAVAGFEISKDMDEYFQITRNIHQIMGDYTYKALSSIEGVVATKPDATFYLLADFNYYATDLQKAKIFTSQKLSESLIVHPYHTAIVGGDSLVLERTDFSARIAYVDYDGAKVYQNYLDKKPETDSEKEEFVKNNAPKVVAGIDMITKFFETIKKTSLNNSLNQKNSLINTN; from the coding sequence TTGAAATTTGTAGTTGATCAGCAAGTAGAAGACATTGAGATGCCTGAAAATCTCAAATTAAACACCTTTTTGCAGGAATTTCATTCAGATTGCCCTCATCCTGAATGTGGTTTTGGATTTTATGGCTTTGCATTTGGCCAATCCCCTTTTCCAGTTCCAAAAGCAATCCAAGAGGCATTAGTAAAAAATGCTGACAAGGGGGCTTATGCACCGATTTCTGGAATTCCAGAACTACGAAATGCCATATCCAAATACAATAAACATTATTTTGGAATGGATGTTCCACCTGAAAGAATCCATGTTGGTCCTGGAACCAAAGAGTTGATTTTTAATCTTTTAGAAATTTTACATGGGACGGTGATTTTACCAACCCCTGCTTGGTTAGGATATCTTCCTCAAATTAGATTTTTAAAGAAAAATTATCATATGCTGCCAACTAGATCAAACAAAAAAATATCTCCAAATAATTTAAGAAGACTTGCGTTGCGATTACACGATAGACAAAAAATACTGATCCTTAACAATCCGAATAACCCTACGGGGCTACTTTATGACAAATTAGAGTTAGAAGAAATATCTGATGTATGTAGAGAACAAAATATCACAGTTATTTCAGATGAAATTTATGCCCAGACAACATATGATTTTTCAAAATTTGTCAGTATGGGTAAAATTTACCCTGAAGGCACATTTGTAACAAACGGTTTATCAAAATCACATGCAGCAGGCGGATATCGTTTAGGCTATGTAGTTTTTCCACAACATGCTATAGATCTGAAAACACAATTCAAAAAAATTTTGGCAACTGAATATACTGCAGTTTCAACTCCAATTCAACATGCAGCAGTAGCTGGGTTTGAAATCAGTAAAGATATGGATGAATATTTCCAAATTACCAGAAACATTCATCAAATTATGGGTGATTATACATACAAGGCATTATCCTCAATTGAAGGTGTAGTTGCCACGAAGCCTGATGCTACATTTTACCTTTTGGCTGATTTTAATTATTATGCTACAGATTTGCAAAAAGCTAAAATTTTCACATCTCAGAAATTATCTGAATCACTAATAGTTCATCCATATCACACTGCAATTGTAGGTGGGGATAGCTTGGTTTTAGAACGAACTGACTTCAGTGCAAGAATTGCTTATGTAGACTATGACGGTGCCAAGGTTTATCAAAATTATCTAGATAAGAAACCTGAAACAGATTCTGAAAAAGAAGAATTTGTAAAAAATAATGCTCCAAAAGTTGTTGCAGGAATAGATATGATCACCAAATTTTTTGAAACTATCAAAAAAACATCTTTGAATAATTCGCTTAATCAAAAGAATTCCCTGATTAATACCAACTAA
- a CDS encoding SHOCT domain-containing protein — MMRKKLSQYTIALFSLLIIINSTPVFGEVTDLQVNSDSFYKGDQIEFSGLVEKDSVGLVTIVIRDHKNEFVQLTQAIINHDESFKKIVKINDDFSEHGVYNATGFILNMTEGVTTSFGVSLNGIPVNLEISDGSKKGKQDNEKVNNVQTIEEKPISTSVDFVDPNKDPQYYIDRYYNEVAYKSWFDRNYPGLTIEEAVNYENNSIQNLTHEEPVDEWNGHSKPADFVDPNKDPQYYIDRYYNEVAYKSWFDRNYPGLTIEEAVNHNDNINTVVHELIDKEIIPEAEASSIAEEKKITESNSEIAEISLAIAGIGILFGAVIGIKKKVDTNSKQISINKEVIRKKLIQPIIRSNPKEIIQIRLAKGEINLEEYDELKSKLD; from the coding sequence ATGATGAGAAAAAAACTTTCTCAGTATACAATTGCATTGTTCTCTTTACTAATCATAATCAATTCAACTCCTGTGTTTGGAGAGGTTACAGATCTTCAAGTTAATTCCGATTCATTTTACAAAGGTGATCAAATAGAATTTTCAGGTTTAGTTGAGAAAGATTCTGTAGGTTTAGTAACTATAGTCATCAGGGATCACAAAAATGAATTTGTCCAATTGACACAAGCAATAATCAATCATGATGAATCATTTAAAAAAATTGTTAAAATCAACGATGATTTTTCGGAACATGGTGTGTATAATGCAACAGGATTTATTCTAAATATGACTGAAGGTGTAACAACAAGTTTCGGAGTTTCATTAAATGGGATTCCAGTTAATTTAGAAATTTCAGATGGGAGCAAAAAGGGAAAACAAGATAATGAAAAAGTGAACAATGTTCAGACAATAGAAGAAAAACCAATCTCCACATCTGTTGATTTTGTTGACCCAAACAAAGATCCTCAATACTATATTGATAGATACTATAATGAGGTAGCATACAAGTCATGGTTTGACAGGAACTATCCAGGATTAACTATAGAGGAAGCAGTAAATTATGAGAATAATTCGATACAAAATTTAACCCATGAGGAACCTGTGGATGAATGGAATGGACACTCAAAACCTGCTGATTTTGTTGACCCAAACAAAGATCCTCAATACTATATTGATAGATACTATAATGAGGTAGCATACAAGTCATGGTTTGACAGGAACTATCCAGGATTAACTATAGAGGAAGCAGTAAATCACAATGATAACATCAATACTGTGGTCCACGAATTAATTGACAAAGAAATCATTCCTGAAGCCGAAGCATCATCTATCGCTGAAGAAAAGAAAATAACTGAAAGTAATTCCGAGATTGCAGAGATATCTCTTGCTATTGCAGGCATAGGGATATTGTTTGGCGCAGTGATTGGAATAAAGAAAAAAGTTGATACAAATTCAAAACAAATTTCAATTAACAAAGAGGTGATCAGAAAAAAATTAATTCAGCCAATTATTAGAAGCAATCCAAAAGAAATTATACAAATAAGATTGGCCAAAGGGGAAATTAATTTAGAAGAATATGATGAATTAAAATCAAAATTAGATTAG
- a CDS encoding helix-turn-helix domain-containing protein — MDGDNHEKTFTETVENTISKLNLMIIDYYFSTDETKIYLFLNKNSVETASEISKAMNIPRTETYRLLSSLQRKGVVFSSFGKPTKFSAVGIDEVLEILSNKIRTKISQLEAETRKNHLTINNRWE; from the coding sequence ATGGATGGGGATAATCACGAAAAAACGTTTACTGAAACAGTAGAAAATACAATTAGTAAACTAAATCTTATGATAATAGATTACTATTTTTCTACAGATGAAACAAAAATCTATCTATTTTTAAACAAAAACAGTGTTGAGACTGCCTCAGAAATATCAAAAGCCATGAATATTCCAAGAACCGAAACATATCGATTATTATCATCATTACAACGAAAAGGAGTAGTTTTTTCATCATTTGGTAAACCTACAAAATTTAGTGCAGTTGGCATTGATGAAGTGTTAGAGATTTTATCAAATAAAATTAGAACAAAAATCAGTCAACTGGAAGCAGAAACCAGAAAGAATCATTTGACAATAAACAACAGATGGGAATAG
- a CDS encoding A24 family peptidase C-terminal domain-containing protein — translation MELFLDHHIIGIGLALVMLGVASVIDVWKREIHDYFWIVFGVIGFLLIFLSPDLISDLFTLGFSLIIVPIVIIMWRIGFFGGADAFALIALAVIAPMATFSETPITPFTTLSNAVILFVIPFIVNVLRNVIAQIKGENIFEGFEETTGRKIIAILMGYRAKNPKFGFSIEKTKKGKKKLNLKLHHAENQDFCTKPDTWITPGIPYLLLITGGFLIQLVYGDILLGQFLGL, via the coding sequence ATGGAATTATTTCTAGATCATCACATTATTGGAATAGGCTTGGCATTAGTTATGCTAGGAGTTGCGTCAGTAATCGATGTATGGAAAAGAGAAATTCATGATTATTTTTGGATTGTATTTGGAGTAATCGGATTTTTATTGATATTTTTAAGCCCTGATCTAATTTCTGATTTATTCACTTTAGGATTTTCATTAATTATTGTACCAATTGTGATTATTATGTGGAGAATAGGGTTTTTTGGGGGGGCAGATGCCTTTGCACTTATTGCATTAGCAGTTATTGCACCTATGGCTACATTTAGTGAAACTCCAATAACACCATTTACAACATTGTCTAATGCCGTGATACTATTTGTAATTCCATTTATTGTAAATGTATTAAGAAATGTGATAGCACAGATTAAAGGCGAAAACATCTTTGAGGGTTTTGAAGAGACTACTGGAAGAAAAATAATTGCAATATTAATGGGATATAGAGCTAAAAACCCAAAATTTGGTTTCTCTATAGAAAAAACTAAGAAAGGAAAAAAGAAATTAAATTTGAAATTACATCATGCTGAAAATCAAGACTTTTGTACAAAACCCGATACTTGGATTACTCCTGGAATTCCATATCTTTTACTAATTACAGGTGGTTTTTTGATTCAATTAGTTTATGGTGATATTCTCTTAGGTCAGTTTCTAGGATTGTAG
- a CDS encoding helix-turn-helix domain-containing protein — MPKENAQESVFDSSPDSKMYEYKLSVEKVQTKLSEFGLTSNQSKVFIYLGKYGSKTAPEVCKSLKLPRTETYHLLSALQNKGIVSATFQHPIQFIALPLEKAIWILVNSEKERVKSLERMEQGLSKLWDNIPTFDSMHPEVEEKFQMLQGSNQIHSKITEMTDSHNDEFLILGSEKDYLKLYHGDFLESFVKSKQKFRLLSGCTDKTTYIFDDLERKNIKKLHTDVENHLCFILKDNSEMLFFTKNAVSLDEPYAMWTNSNSMVYAMKLLFESMWTNSKNIHL, encoded by the coding sequence ATGCCAAAAGAAAACGCCCAAGAATCAGTATTTGACTCATCACCTGATTCGAAAATGTATGAGTACAAACTTTCAGTGGAAAAAGTTCAAACGAAATTATCGGAATTTGGATTAACATCAAATCAAAGCAAGGTATTCATTTATCTTGGAAAATATGGCTCAAAGACTGCTCCCGAAGTTTGCAAATCATTGAAATTACCCCGTACTGAAACCTATCATTTATTGTCTGCATTACAAAATAAAGGAATTGTATCTGCTACATTTCAACACCCAATACAGTTTATAGCATTACCTTTAGAGAAAGCTATTTGGATATTAGTAAATTCTGAAAAAGAACGTGTAAAATCTCTTGAAAGAATGGAACAAGGGTTATCAAAGTTATGGGACAATATCCCAACATTTGATTCTATGCATCCAGAAGTTGAAGAAAAATTCCAGATGCTACAAGGTTCGAATCAAATTCATTCAAAAATAACTGAAATGACTGACAGTCATAATGATGAATTTTTAATTCTAGGTTCTGAAAAAGATTATCTTAAACTATATCATGGAGATTTCCTCGAATCTTTTGTAAAATCAAAACAAAAATTCAGATTGTTAAGTGGATGTACTGATAAAACAACATACATCTTTGATGATTTAGAAAGAAAAAATATTAAAAAACTACATACTGATGTAGAAAATCATCTGTGTTTTATTTTAAAAGATAATAGCGAGATGCTGTTTTTTACTAAAAATGCCGTATCTCTAGATGAACCTTATGCAATGTGGACAAATTCAAATTCAATGGTGTATGCAATGAAATTATTATTTGAATCAATGTGGACTAATTCAAAGAATATTCATCTGTAA